The window AGCTGGACACAGGATAAAGATGGGGTCGTCCAGGCCTGCTCGGACGACGGTGGCTAGCTCGTCGGAGGCGCCGAGCACCACCATCACCAAGCTGTACTTTGGGGAACCTGTCGTACAACTGCGACAGCGTGCAGCTTGCCGGCATTGTGTAGGAGTAGGAGCAGCCCGGAGATGGAGGTACGCATGCTGTTCACTCATCAAGTGCCCAAATGCGCACCAAGCTGCGGTATCTACTTCTGTGAAAATTTAGAGGCCGGCCTAACAATCTTTGCCTGTGCATCAACCGGCGGATGTCCACATACTATAGTAAAATACCTTCACGATTATTATTACATTGTAGCCGTGTTGATATCTCAATCTTGTTGTTAAGTAAAATCGAGTGGCCGTGTTGATGTCCTATTTCAACTAGGCGGGTGTTCTTGTTTTTTATTGTTGTGCCCAATCAGGACGTTGTCTCtcctttttaatataattgGCTCTGCATGGTTTGTTTAAAAAAGGATTATTAGATTGTCCAATTATTTTACTAGGACATTTCATTTCATGTTGCAGTATAAGCCAAAGGCTTGTTATTGCTGAAGAAGTGAACAATAGCGTCATTTGAGAATTGTTTCTACAACAAAACTCAGTGCATGCATCGTATGCGGATAATGTCCATCAAATTTGTTTCAGTTTACGCGGACTGTCAAGTAACTGATTACATTCTTGAAGTGATCTGCAAACTATTCGGACACAAAGTTTCTATTCATTGAAATTCAACGGCAACTCGCCCCTCGCGTCGCCCCCGCTAGGCGACCGAGGGGCCTtccacgccgccgctcccagCAACCCCCGGCCGCCTTCcggcaccctcgccgtcgcccgagCTGGCCTTCGGAAGTCCGTTGGTCGGCAAggaaggcgacggcggggcAAATCGGCTTGTGGAGTCCCCAGCGTCGGGGCGGGCCGGCATCCGGGGGCCACGGCCGTCTTGACGGCTGGTGcgggcggctcgcggcggcgccggcatggTGGCCGAATCCGGCACCGGCGAGCGCGGATCCGGTGTCCCGGCGTCTGGATTCGCCGACGGGAGGTGGGGGCGTCGGCCGGCGCTCTTGGTGATCTGCGGGTCTGTGCGACGAGAGGCGCGCCGGCGTCGCGGTGTCCGCGCGTTGCGGGCCGGCTGCGCGGTGTCCTCGCGTCGGCGGACCGGCGGCGGGCTGGAGGCGTGGCGCGGTGGCCGCCCAATGCGGCGTCCACGAGGCTGTCGCCGTTCGCAGTCTCCGGCTGACCTTGCGTCTGCTTAACTGCGCGCGGAGGGCCACGGCGGGGGCTACGCCCCGACGTTCGGCCAGCTCGTGGTCGGGGTGGAGTTGCGCCCGCTGGGAGGAGCTGATGCGTGGACGTGGGGTGCCGACGGGGCGACCAGCGGCGATGTGCGGCGGGCTGCGGAGCATCGGCGTTTTGGCCTCTGTGGCTGCGGACGGGGCAGCGCGGTGGTGCGAGTTGGACGTGATGCATCGCGGCTtggtggcgccgccggcctcgggaAGACTTCCATGGTTTGGCCGGAGTGTGGGCGTGCAACTAGGGATGGGATTTTCAGGTGAAAGTCTCGCAGGTTCATGCTGGCGGCGATGACGATGGCATCCGAGAGTGTCATTCTTCCTGTTGGGGGGTGTCATCTTGGAGCCCATCCCTTCTGCGCGAATTCTTCTAGGTGAAAACCTTGTCCACTTGTTGgacgggcgacggcgacgcctctGGCATCGTTACCTTCTTGGAGGCGTCGCTGGTAGAGACCCATTTCGGGCAGATGGTGGAAGGTTTGCCGGTGGCTTGGCATGGTGGCTCAGTGTAGGTGGTGAGCTCGAAGGGGGTTGCTGAGCTCATGCGGCGGTGACCaaaatcttgttgacggtcGGGGGTCGTCACATGGATGTTGGTTTTGGTCTGCTTGCAGCGGACTATGGCGGCTGGCGTTGCTTGGCAACTATCAGTGCGGCATAGGACTGCGTCGGAGGGCGGCGCTTGCAGCACCAACATCGTGGGGCGGCTTGGCTTGCAGCGGACTGCGGCGGATTGCTCAGCCTTGCTTAGCGACTCCGGTGTGGTACATCGTCGAAAGACGGCGCAAGCGACAACTCGGTCTGCTagtatggtggtggtggctgttGCGTGGGTGGTGTAACGCGGTGCGGTCGCCCGGCGGATGCGGTTTGGCGGTTTGAGAGGGATCTTGGAACACGGGGCAACACTATTAATCATCCTGACAACGATTTAAGGAACAGATCTGCGATACGGAGTACTGTTGCGgacgtggcgaggcccccgcgtgcGGTGTCTTCTGCGAGGCGACGAGAGCGAGGAGGAGGTCCAAAGGCGGGTGTGGCTAGGCCCCTGTGCGTTGTGTCATCGCGGTTGTGACGGCGAGGCAGTCTGCGAGAGGTCCATATTTGGTGGTTTTCACTCTGTCGGATGGTGTATGGTGGGGCAGCGGCACTATGGCGACAGGTCCCGCATGGTGGTGGCCTACTCGGTGTGGTGCGGTCCGGTTTCCTCGACTTCTTTCGACGTGGAATCGTGTTTCGACAGCGACTTTCTGGGCAGGAGAAGGTTTGTAGTCGCGGCATCTTGGCTTGCTCGGGCGCTGTGCCCTGCAGTTTTTGAGTTTTACCCGTGTTGATGTCTCGATCCAACCGGGCGAGAGTTGAGGTGTGGAGAGTTGAGCTGCGGTGTCTCCTGTGTtgacgtcccaatccaaccgggtgagtctttttttttcttatttttctgcCTATGGTTTCTCATAACTGCagtcttgtattttttttctactATATCAATAAAAATTCGCAGCttcgttgaaaaaaaattcaacggCAACCATGCATAGACAGAGACACATGAGGAAAGAAAAACACATCGCAAACGGAGAGCCACATGTGTTGTGTGACATGTCCGGATCTCGTTGGCGGCGCCAGGACCAGGAGCCACCCCCACATCCTGCACCGGACACCTCCGCGCCACTCAGTAGTCAGTCCCCACGCCAGAGCGACAGGAGGATTCTGGCACCATGGCCATCTCCACCGCCTGCAGcatccgcctccacgccgccccTCCCGCTCGCGGCCGCGGCAGCGTCGTCGCCTCCGCCGTGCGGTTCGACAGGCGCTCGGCCGTCCTGCTCCTGCTGTCCGCGGCTGCGACAGCTCCTCCGGCGAACGCTGCGGGCATCGGGTTCTTCGGCATCCGCAAGAAGctggagcgggcggaggaggcagcggcagaGGCCGtgcgggaggcggaggaggcagcggtggaggccgcggcggtCGGAGGGGAGGCAGTGAAGGATGCGGTGGTAGAGGCGGAGAAGGAGGCGGTCGAGGTTGCAGGCGAGGGCCTGCAGCTGGTGGCcggcgcggagctcgccggggacgGTCTGGTGCAGGCCGcggtggtcgccggcgccgaggcgCTCGGGGTTGTCGTGGGCCTGTCCGTGGTCAATGGCATCCTCAAGCCCGAAGCTTGAGAATGTGAGTGTTGGGCCTTGTAGTTTAGGCCCAAGGAAGTATTTGGGCCCAGTGTTGCATTTGCTGACGATTTTATGATACGAAATTGCCACACCTATTCCTGCATTCCCCTTCTTCAAATAATAAGGCTTCCAGATGTTGGAGCGGCTCAAAGTTATCATGACAAAAGTggcatcaattttttttttgaaaaccaaAAGTGGCATAATTTTTAATCAGAAAGATTCAACAATAGCATGAATGCCCTTTCTCCTCCTATGGCGAAAGGATTGATGAACACCTGTCCCCTCAAGTTGGCAATTCACGATGCCACCCTAATGAATTTTATATCGGTGTCTCTAAGAGTGCTATGAAAACATTTAATTAATTATCGAAACGGTTCTTCCAGGgcactttttttcttttgtttttttggcCACGCGTGAGAAATACCATACTGCTAACAGTGACCCGTTggatgagattttttttttttttggaatcgattgtactcctatatatggGATATATTTTTGGTCTCGTGTTTGTTTGCCCATCCAGAAGATCCCTCGGGCTTCCATTGGAAGGGAAGAGATAGCGTGGGCCCAACCGGAAGAACTAGACTATTCGGCCCGAAAAATATATCAGAAACTATAGCAAATGAAAAACAAGGAAAACAGGGGACTAAAACGAAACACACACGCTGCCGTTTCGAATGGCCAcggccgtcctccgccgcccacTCCTCGCAGCGCTCCttcccgccgccaccggcgctgCCGGACCCTCCCGGTTCCATATCCGGAGACGTCGGTCCCAGCATCCTGTTCTCGCCGTGTCTTCCGACTCCTCCAAGCCCGTAGCCTCCACATCGTCCTCTTCTGCCGGCGGCGACAACCCCGACGAGGAGCCGCCTGTTCGGCCGCTCCTCCAGGAACTCGCGGTAAGAAGACGTCCTCATCTATCCTTTTTCGTATCCGAATCTTCAAAATTTCAGCTTTCCAATTGTTTCCATCCGCTGTCTGATTGCAGGACTGCTTGGTTCTTCCGCCCAAGTTCCTCTCTCAGCTCCCCCGTGACCTTCGTCTCGACGTAAGCGGCTACTTTGGCTCATCATGTAGTTTCAGCATAAGGCAAAATGATAAAATCCATTGATAATTTTATGCACTACGGGAAATATTATTGTTAGCACAGAAAGAATTTCAGTAGATTGTCATTGTATCATAACAGTTAGTTACACTTTTTTAAGATTATATAACAGTCTATTTCACTGAAATGCTAATATCTAGTAGTACAAAGCACGCTTGCTCAAACTGTTTCAACTAcctgttttcttttcttcaagctcaatggtgccgcGTTTGATCTCTCCAATGGACCAGTTCTTGATGAGGTGGGCACTAAAAAACTCAGTGAATTGGATGTACTGAAGGTTTTAGTGCAACCACTAACCACACTAACAATGCTTATATAATCATTTCTGCTGGGAGATAGTGTGGCCAAGAGGTTGGTGATCTGCTCCTGAACCTGGCAAAAGCATGGGAGTTGGCTGACACATCAACATCAAATAACCTTGCCAAGCAGCTGCCATCAATGGAGCCTTACTTGACGCGCAGTGCTAAATCAGGCATGAACTGCATCCATATGATGTTGTAACTTGTCAAAACTCGCGTCCGATGCAATTTGCATTCTTGATTGAAGGCTATGTTCCTTGCTATTTGCTGTACATACTGTAGCATTTGGCAAGCGGCTCGTGTCAGCTGGAAGGAAATTTCAGTCTATGGGGCAGTACGGCCAGGGAGAACTCAAGAAGGTTAGTTACTTGCTCACGCTCTTACCATGCTTCTATTTGTTATTGTAGGTCATGTTATTCCTGGCTAACTACCTGATGAACTGGGATCAAATGCCGAATTGGTCCCACAGaagcattgttttttttttaaaaaaaaagtagacTCCAACATGACAACAATATCTACAAAGCGGACATATTAACGACAGATCATACCTCTGAATATTTTTTCCCTCGAAATCATTGTGATGGTGCTTTAGCAAAGCATTATTTCTTTTTCTGTGTCATTGCTAATTTACCCTGTATTGGACACTATCAAAGATTGAACCACGAGGTCGAGGCATGTGAAAATGTAATATTCATCTCTAGTACTTATGTAGATTGCTGAAACAATGATCAAGAATGGTAAGCTACTATCGACACGCCCAGTAGTTCAATCTGATGTTCAGGctatgaaagaaaaaagaaagctgAAGGTAAGAACCTTGATAAACTTTAATAATCCTTAAGTGACCTTTGAGCATAGCTTAATTATCACCCCTTCCTCTGGCTAGTTTGGAGAACTCGAGTTCGAACTGACAGCTGAGAAGGCCAATATTGGTGCTGCAGTAGGAGCGGTTTTCGGGTAACATTCAGACTAGCCCAGCATTTCTTATGTTGAAAGTACAACTTGGAGTTCACTAGAGTTATATTGGTAAAAAATTCATGTTTACCTGTGTAGCCAGTTGGATGATAGGTGGTTCGACATAATATTAATGTTTCTCTTTCATGTGGTGATGTATTATATGATGACATGATTATCTGTCAAAGATTCTCCTATGTTATCTGAAGTTAGTCATCACCATGTGTAATGGATAGTTTAGATGCATCCCCTGATTTTGGACACACGCACATCAcacaacaatattttttttatctattTTGTTCTTACCGTATTTATCTAAAGAACTCAGCCCCACATACTTTGCATTATCATTGGAACGACCTACTGGCTTGTTTAGTGCATCTCTCATATTAGAAAGTAAATCACATCtgacatttgttttttttttgttgtccaGATTTATCTCATGGCAACTAGCACAAGGCGTGCAAGGCATTCCGGACAGTACGATGCAGTACGCAAATGACAATGCCTTGCAGCTGGCCaaggtaaaataaataaaaaataaaaaatagcaaCCTGCTGACTACAAGTTCCTTGAGTTTTTCAGTTCTGTTCGACCCTCCAGCTAACTGCTCCCATCCCATTTTCTTCTAATACAGTCGCTCAAGGTTGCCCTGCTTGTTCTTGTCTACACTTCTACCGGCCTATCGTTATTTACAGCTCTGGGGCTGCTGTTGCTAGCCCAGCAGATAAACTCCGACAACAAGTCAGAGTAGCtggcaattttttttaaaaaatatggaTGCCTTTGTATGCTCGAATGCGGCAACATTGTGGCATGTGACACTGGACCGTGCATGTATGATGTAGTATCACTCTATTCAATTTTCTGTA is drawn from Panicum virgatum strain AP13 chromosome 1N, P.virgatum_v5, whole genome shotgun sequence and contains these coding sequences:
- the LOC120657595 gene encoding uncharacterized protein LOC120657595, translated to MAISTACSIRLHAAPPARGRGSVVASAVRFDRRSAVLLLLSAAATAPPANAAGIGFFGIRKKLERAEEAAAEAVREAEEAAVEAAAVGGEAVKDAVVEAEKEAVEVAGEGLQLVAGAELAGDGLVQAAVVAGAEALGVVVGLSVVNGILKPEA
- the LOC120657593 gene encoding uncharacterized protein LOC120657593 isoform X2, translated to MATAVLRRPLLAALLPAATGAAGPSRFHIRRRRSQHPVLAVSSDSSKPVASTSSSSAGGDNPDEEPPVRPLLQELADCLVLPPKFLSQLPRDLRLDLNGAAFDLSNGPVLDECGQEVGDLLLNLAKAWELADTSTSNNLAKQLPSMEPYLTRSAKSAFGKRLVSAGRKFQSMGQYGQGELKKIAETMIKNGKLLSTRPVVQSDVQAMKEKRKLKFGELEFELTAEKANIGAAVGAVFGFISWQLAQGVQGIPDSTMQYANDNALQLAKSLKVALLVLVYTSTGLSLFTALGLLLLAQQINSDNKSE